A window of Mytilus edulis chromosome 10, xbMytEdul2.2, whole genome shotgun sequence contains these coding sequences:
- the LOC139491217 gene encoding BLOC-1-related complex subunit 5-like has protein sequence MGSDQSTQLPAGAPGSNLKSQRDEEIPYTSFSISKPIDGDSPRQSPRIPNKNKPKEEKETKNPKHDIIVVKDGNQYVKDPDPELTKLSTIPVFYPIMRGSLNIPVSSRDGDLLDKMDHQKLLDLCLRYQEHLKHLSEAVAFDQNALCVRIKEIDCAMQMLHNLMQDKQKKYHKYAEQFQRVSETVTTLNKIKSSMDNIIPKMESLNQLLPPDDRLEPFDFKSTHASPK, from the exons ATGGGATCAGACCAAAGTACGCAGCTTCCAGCAGGAGCCCCAGGAAGTAACCTGAAGTCACAAAGAGATGAAGAAATACCATATACATCATTTTCTATCAGTAAACCTATAGATGGAG ATTCACCTAGACAGTCACCACGAATACCAAACAAAAACAAGCCCAAGGAagagaaagaaacaaaaaatccaaaacatgataTTATTGTTGTCAAAGATGGCAATCAGTACGTCAAGGACCCTGATCCTGAACTGACAAAATTAAGCACAATTCCAGTTTTCTATCCAATAATGAGGGGTTCACTTAATATACCAGTAAGTTCTAGAGACGGTGATTTGCTAGATAAAATGGACCACCAGAAGTTACTAGACCTTTGTTTACGTTATCaggaacatttaaaacatttatcagaAGCAGTAGCATTTGACCAGAACGCTTTGTGTGTTAGGATTAAAGAA attGACTGTGCAATGCAAATGCTTCACAATTTAATGCAAGATAAACAGAAGAAATATCATAAATATGCTGAACAGTTCCAACGTGTTTCAGAGACAGTTACTACtctaaataaaatcaaaagttcaatggACAATATCATTCCTAAAATGGAAAGTTTAAATCAGTTACTCCCCCCTGATGATAGACTGGAACCGTTTGATTTCAAGTCTACCCATGCTAGTCCCAAGTGA
- the LOC139491216 gene encoding alpha-ketoglutarate-dependent dioxygenase alkB homolog 3-like, whose amino-acid sequence MNTDRKRRSRVQGGWAAPSNVRSDRNKPQVPQAPAWTGKNVDQVQHTEKKFMFQESEEEVREKPVEKVITKAGVCDLSTEPSGVSRIRFFPNFLDPAEADTIYNDLYHEVPWRQRSDFKNGESFLQPRLTAWYGDFPYSYSGVKHEANTEWHSTLKMLKDRLEEVTGLTFNSMLANMYRDGHDSVAWHSDDERSLGPEPTIASLSFGDSRNFELRKKPSTGSDDYTYMQHAKIPLTHGSLLIMEGATQADWQHRIPKEYHDRGPRINLTYRVIIPE is encoded by the exons ATGAATACAGATCGCAAACGTCGATCCAGAGTTCAAGGTGGTTGGGCTGCACCATCAAATGTCAGATCGGACAGAAACAAACCCCAAGTTCCTCAAGCTCCAGCTTGGACTGGAAAAAATGTTGATCAAGTCCAACATACTGAAAAGAAATTTATGTTCCAAGAATCTGAAGAG GAAGTCAGAGAGAAGCCAGTTGAAAAGGTTATAAC GAAAGCTGGTGTATGTGATCTAAGTACAGAACCATCTGGAGTATCAAG GATACGATTCTTTCCAAATTTCCTGGATCCTGCTGAGGCTGATACAATTTACAATGACTTGTATCATGAAGTTCCTTGGCGACAAAGgtctgattttaaaaatggagaGTCATTCCTACAGCCACGACTAACAGCTTGGTACGGAGATTTTCCTTATTCTTACTCAGGTGTGAAACATGAAGCTAATACAGAG TGGCATTCAACCTTGAAAATGTTAAAGGACAGATTAGAGGAAGTAACAGGACTGACATTTAATTCAATGTTAGCTAATATGTACCGTGATGGACATGACTCAGTGGCTTGGCATTCAGACGATGAGCGGTCATTAGGCCCTGAACCAACGATAGCTTCCTTATCCTTTGGTGATAGCAGAAATTTTGAGCTGAGAAAGAAACCTTCCACT GGTTCAGATGACTACACCTATATGCAACATGCCAAAATACCTTTGACTCATGGTTCTTTGTTGATAATGGAAGGGGCAACACAGGCAGACTGGCAA caTAGAATTCCTAAAGAATATCATGACAGAGGTCCAAGAATTAATTTGACATACAGAGTTATAATTCCtgaatga